The genomic region CGTGCCTGCCACGAAGGCGGTGTGGAACTGCATGTCGAGCCGTGCGATCGCCTGCCAGTCGGAAACGGCCACCTGCTTCGCCATGTCCTTGATGATTCCCTGCAGCACGTCGCAGGTGTCGGCGACCTGTTCCTCCCTGCCGTCCAGCAGTGTATTGGCTGCGGCCGATTCCACCGCCTCGCGGACGGCGTAGATCTCCTTGATGTCCTCGGTCGTAAGTTCCAGGACGAACACTCCGCGGTTGCGGTGGTTGACCAGGATGCCTTCCTGGCACAGGCGCTGCAATGCTTCCCGGAGGGGGCCCCTGGATGTGCGCAGCCGGCTGGCCATGGCAGATTCATTGATCTGCTCGCCCGGACGGAAGATCCCCTGCACGATTTGTTCCCGCAACTGATCGGCAATCAGCTGGGCCGTGGGCCTTCCTTCCAGGGCAAATAGTCCTTCGGTTGCCGCCATGTCATTCCTCATCTCACTCTTCGCATATTACCTGTACCCGACGGTGCAGGATGCCAGTTCATTCATTGTTAGAGCACCTTTTCCAGGAAGGATTGGGTGCGGGGTTCCTTGGGGTTGCGGAGAATTTCCCTAGCGTCGCCGCGCTCGATGATGCAGCCTTCGGCCATGAAGATCAGGGAGTCTGCGACTTCGCGGGCGAAGCCCATTTCGTGGGTGACCACCACCATGGTCATCCCTTCTCTGGCCAGGTCCTTCATGACGGCGAGGACCTCACCGACTTTTTCAGGGTCCAGGGCGCTGGTGGGCTCATCGAAGAGCATGAT from Arthrobacter globiformis harbors:
- a CDS encoding GntR family transcriptional regulator, whose translation is MAATEGLFALEGRPTAQLIADQLREQIVQGIFRPGEQINESAMASRLRTSRGPLREALQRLCQEGILVNHRNRGVFVLELTTEDIKEIYAVREAVESAAANTLLDGREEQVADTCDVLQGIIKDMAKQVAVSDWQAIARLDMQFHTAFVAGTGNSRLIRVYETLAAESRMCILSLEVAYPRVDVLVQEHQNILDLLAARDRRGLQNAIKRHMQKAVDDLTATK